A single region of the Austwickia chelonae genome encodes:
- a CDS encoding FtsK/SpoIIIE family DNA translocase — MWTGVAQVAGKTVRRTGNKTQSSTGRASGTNARASAKPAALEPEYRRDGGGLLLIALAVVVAAREWWGLPGGLGDLIHAVVAGTFGRVAFVLPVLFVGMGVRVLRRPDDIHGTNRIGIGIGALGLSACGIVHASFGVPVPTTGFEPVRDAGGMLGYIVSAPLVVGLTTWGAVLLLLLLGFFGMLVVTATPVHRIPERLNTAYHRLFGLPIEEVSRRPHPAGVRLGGRRRGEPDPDLPGGRDGDEAFLQAAEVHRDRSARLLRNRRRAEEDQEVPESDQNVSRPERRRPAAGTPATAASQAPAVPPEQPRPQVPAEKTELPAPITAPLPQRVEQLALAGDVTYTLPDPAVLEPGTPPKSRSAANDRVVEALTGVLDQFGVDARVTGFTRGPTVTRYEVELGGGVKVERVTALSKNIAYAVASADVRILSPIPGKSAIGIEIPNTDREKVSLGDVLRSQVAHNNQHAMVMGVGKDVEGGYVIANLAKMPHLLVAGATGAGKSSFVNSMITSLLMRSTPDEVRMILVDPKRVELTAYDGIPHLITPIITNPKKAAEALQWVVREMDARYDDLAAFGYKHIDDFNKAVRSGKVKPLPGSERVIQPYPYLLVVVDELADLMMVAPRDVEESIVRITQLARAAGIHLVLATQRPSVDVVTGLIKANVPSRMAFATSSLADSRVVLDQPGAEKLIGQGDALFLPMGASKPMRVQGAWVTESEIHQVVRHVTEQLKPTYREDVTVQAERKQIDEEIGDDLELLLQATELIVNSQFGSTSMLQRKLRVGFAKAGRLMDLLETRGVVGPSEGSKARDVLIKPDDLPATVAMIKGEEIPASNAAQPEPVPQSGGL, encoded by the coding sequence ATGTGGACGGGAGTAGCACAGGTGGCGGGGAAGACCGTGCGACGCACGGGCAACAAGACACAGAGTTCGACAGGCCGGGCTTCCGGGACGAATGCGAGGGCAAGCGCCAAACCCGCCGCATTGGAGCCGGAATACCGCAGGGACGGCGGAGGGCTGCTGCTCATCGCGCTGGCTGTTGTCGTCGCGGCACGGGAGTGGTGGGGGCTGCCAGGAGGGCTCGGCGATCTCATTCATGCCGTGGTCGCGGGCACCTTCGGCCGGGTTGCCTTCGTCCTGCCGGTCCTCTTCGTCGGTATGGGGGTCCGGGTGCTACGTCGCCCGGACGACATCCACGGAACCAACAGGATCGGCATCGGTATCGGCGCACTCGGGCTCTCCGCCTGTGGCATCGTGCATGCCAGCTTTGGAGTTCCGGTGCCCACGACCGGGTTCGAGCCAGTCCGTGACGCCGGCGGGATGCTCGGCTACATCGTCTCCGCCCCCCTGGTGGTAGGCCTCACGACCTGGGGTGCAGTGCTGCTGCTCCTGCTGCTGGGTTTCTTCGGCATGTTGGTCGTCACCGCGACTCCGGTACATCGGATTCCTGAACGTTTGAACACCGCCTATCACCGGTTGTTCGGGCTGCCCATCGAAGAAGTCTCTCGTCGTCCGCACCCGGCCGGAGTTCGACTCGGAGGTCGGCGTCGTGGCGAACCCGACCCTGATCTTCCCGGCGGACGGGACGGCGACGAGGCTTTCCTCCAAGCAGCCGAGGTCCACCGTGACCGTTCAGCACGTCTTCTCCGGAACCGGCGTCGTGCCGAGGAGGACCAGGAAGTTCCAGAGTCTGACCAGAACGTCAGCCGTCCTGAACGACGTCGTCCCGCAGCCGGCACCCCGGCCACTGCAGCCAGCCAGGCACCTGCGGTGCCTCCGGAGCAGCCTCGACCGCAGGTTCCTGCGGAGAAGACGGAGCTGCCCGCGCCGATCACCGCGCCCTTGCCCCAGCGGGTAGAACAGCTCGCCCTGGCGGGGGACGTGACCTACACACTCCCGGACCCTGCCGTCCTGGAACCAGGGACCCCACCGAAGTCACGTAGCGCGGCCAACGACCGGGTCGTCGAAGCGCTCACCGGTGTCCTCGACCAGTTCGGGGTCGACGCCCGGGTCACCGGGTTCACCCGGGGCCCGACGGTCACCCGATATGAAGTCGAACTGGGCGGGGGCGTCAAGGTCGAGCGAGTCACCGCATTGTCCAAGAACATCGCTTATGCGGTGGCTTCAGCCGATGTGCGCATCCTTTCCCCGATTCCAGGCAAGTCGGCGATCGGGATCGAGATTCCCAACACCGACCGCGAAAAGGTGAGCCTCGGCGACGTCCTGCGCAGTCAGGTGGCGCACAACAACCAGCACGCCATGGTGATGGGTGTCGGCAAGGACGTCGAGGGCGGCTACGTGATCGCCAATCTCGCCAAGATGCCCCACCTTCTCGTGGCGGGTGCCACCGGGGCGGGAAAGTCCAGTTTCGTCAACTCGATGATCACGTCACTGCTCATGAGGTCCACCCCTGACGAGGTCCGCATGATCCTGGTCGACCCCAAACGGGTCGAGCTGACGGCCTACGACGGCATCCCGCACCTGATCACCCCGATCATCACCAACCCGAAGAAGGCCGCGGAGGCTTTGCAATGGGTGGTACGGGAGATGGACGCCCGGTACGACGATCTGGCGGCCTTCGGCTACAAGCACATCGACGACTTCAACAAGGCCGTCAGATCTGGCAAGGTCAAGCCCCTACCAGGATCGGAGCGGGTCATCCAGCCCTATCCGTACCTCCTGGTGGTGGTCGACGAGCTCGCAGATCTGATGATGGTGGCGCCTCGTGACGTCGAGGAGTCCATCGTCCGGATCACTCAGCTCGCTCGAGCCGCAGGAATCCACCTCGTGCTGGCGACCCAGCGGCCGTCCGTCGACGTCGTCACCGGTCTCATCAAGGCGAATGTGCCTTCACGTATGGCCTTCGCGACCTCATCGCTGGCCGACAGCAGAGTCGTGCTGGACCAGCCCGGCGCGGAGAAACTCATCGGGCAAGGAGATGCCCTGTTCCTGCCGATGGGAGCCAGCAAGCCGATGCGAGTGCAAGGTGCCTGGGTCACCGAGTCCGAGATCCACCAGGTCGTTCGCCATGTCACGGAACAGCTGAAGCCGACGTACCGCGAGGACGTCACGGTGCAGGCCGAACGTAAACAGATCGATGAAGAGATCGGTGACGACCTCGAACTGCTCCTGCAGGCGACCGAGCTCATCGTGAACAGCCAGTTCGGGTCGACTTCGATGCTGCAACGCAAATTGCGGGTCGGTTTCGCCAAGGCCGGACGGCTCATGGATCTCTTGGAGACCCGCGGGGTCGTCGGCCCCTCCGAAGGCAGCAAAGCCCGTGACGTGCTGATCAAACCGGATGATCTCCCCGCGACCGTAGCGATGATCAAGGGGGAGGAGATTCCGGCGTCCAATGCTGCCCAGCCCGAGCCTGTCCCCCAGAGCGGGGGGCTCTGA
- the rimO gene encoding 30S ribosomal protein S12 methylthiotransferase RimO — protein sequence MTESAQLRDRAPQHGSVAVVTLGCARNDVDSEELAGRLASEGWQLVTDPAEADVAVVNTCGFVEQAKKDSIDALLEAADLKQSGRTRAVVAVGCLAERYGEKLADELPEADAVLGFDTYRDMSSHLTSILAGERPVAHVPVDRRRLLPLTPAERQSAAAEVFVPGHGEVGKEGLGGPRVQRARLDGRPWAPLKIASGCDRRCAFCAIPSFRGSFVSRRPSDILMEAAWLAEQGVKELFLVSENSTSYGKDLGDLRLLESLLPELVEVAGVERVRVSYLQPAETRPGLIEAVVNTPGVANYFDLSFQHSSETVLRRMRRFGSTDSFLSLIEQIRSLDPTAGIRSNVIVGFPGETDDDVDELMGFLESARLDVAGVFAYSDEDGTEAETYEGKVDPELVAERYERVRALAEELTAQRAEERVGERVTVMVEGEEDGELVGRAAHQGPEVDGMCLLSGETIGLSAGDFVEGEVIGSDGVDLVVELM from the coding sequence ATGACCGAATCAGCACAGCTGCGCGATCGTGCGCCCCAGCACGGATCAGTGGCCGTGGTGACCCTCGGGTGCGCCCGCAACGACGTGGACTCCGAAGAACTTGCCGGACGACTGGCTTCAGAAGGATGGCAGCTCGTCACCGATCCGGCCGAAGCCGACGTGGCCGTGGTCAACACCTGTGGTTTTGTCGAGCAAGCCAAGAAGGACTCCATCGACGCGCTGCTGGAAGCTGCCGACCTGAAGCAGTCCGGACGGACCAGGGCCGTGGTCGCCGTGGGTTGTCTGGCCGAACGTTACGGAGAGAAACTCGCGGACGAGCTCCCCGAAGCCGACGCGGTGCTCGGCTTCGACACCTATCGGGACATGTCCAGTCATCTCACGTCGATCCTGGCCGGTGAGCGTCCGGTGGCCCATGTGCCGGTGGATCGTCGGCGCCTGCTCCCGCTGACTCCGGCAGAACGGCAGTCTGCGGCGGCCGAGGTCTTCGTGCCAGGGCATGGCGAAGTCGGCAAAGAGGGGTTGGGTGGCCCGCGGGTACAGCGCGCCCGGCTGGACGGACGGCCGTGGGCCCCGTTGAAGATCGCCAGCGGGTGCGACCGCCGATGCGCGTTCTGCGCGATCCCCAGCTTCCGTGGCTCTTTCGTCTCCCGTCGGCCTTCCGACATCCTGATGGAAGCCGCCTGGTTGGCCGAGCAAGGGGTGAAAGAGCTCTTCTTGGTCAGCGAGAACTCAACTTCCTATGGCAAGGACCTGGGCGATCTACGTCTGTTGGAGTCGCTCCTCCCCGAGCTGGTCGAGGTGGCTGGTGTCGAACGGGTCAGGGTGAGTTATCTGCAGCCGGCCGAGACCCGGCCCGGTCTGATCGAAGCGGTCGTGAACACACCTGGAGTGGCCAACTACTTCGACCTCTCCTTCCAGCACTCCAGCGAGACCGTCCTGCGCCGGATGCGCCGCTTCGGGTCGACAGATTCTTTCCTGTCCTTGATCGAGCAGATTCGTTCGCTCGATCCGACCGCCGGTATCCGCTCGAATGTCATCGTCGGTTTCCCCGGGGAAACCGACGACGACGTCGACGAGTTGATGGGCTTCCTGGAGTCGGCCAGGCTCGATGTGGCCGGAGTCTTCGCCTACTCGGACGAAGACGGCACCGAAGCCGAGACCTATGAGGGAAAGGTCGATCCGGAGCTTGTCGCCGAACGGTACGAGCGGGTGCGTGCGCTCGCTGAAGAGCTCACCGCACAACGCGCCGAGGAGCGGGTGGGCGAACGGGTGACCGTCATGGTCGAAGGCGAGGAAGACGGCGAACTGGTGGGGCGGGCTGCGCACCAGGGGCCGGAAGTGGACGGAATGTGCCTGCTCAGCGGGGAGACCATTGGTCTGAGCGCAGGCGACTTCGTCGAGGGGGAGGTCATCGGATCAGATGGAGTCGACCTCGTCGTGGAGTTGATGTGA
- the pgsA gene encoding CDP-diacylglycerol--glycerol-3-phosphate 3-phosphatidyltransferase — translation MNPQASNTSPTGEPSASQSSVASGPQNVPPSPWNLPNALTVLRILMVPLYGWLLLSEGGTDTTLRWWACAVFVLAMITDRLDGEIARAKGLITDFGKMADPIADKALTGMGFIGLSLIGDLWWWVTGLILARELGVTLLRFVVIRYGVMAASKGGKLKTFLQAVALGMLTAPGGDWWLWLAYAVTAAATVVTVGTGVDYVLKARALVVGQSRDRKVGRQE, via the coding sequence GTGAACCCTCAGGCCTCGAACACATCGCCGACAGGCGAACCCTCGGCAAGCCAGTCCTCGGTGGCGTCCGGTCCGCAAAATGTCCCACCCAGTCCGTGGAACCTGCCGAATGCGCTGACCGTTCTGCGCATCCTCATGGTTCCGCTCTACGGATGGTTGTTGCTCAGTGAGGGAGGCACGGACACCACTCTGCGATGGTGGGCTTGTGCAGTCTTCGTCCTTGCGATGATCACCGACCGGCTCGACGGCGAGATCGCTCGTGCGAAAGGGTTGATCACCGACTTCGGCAAGATGGCCGACCCTATCGCCGACAAGGCTCTGACCGGGATGGGCTTTATCGGGCTCTCTCTCATCGGTGACTTGTGGTGGTGGGTGACCGGGCTGATCCTCGCCCGGGAGCTCGGCGTCACCCTGCTGCGTTTCGTGGTGATCCGGTACGGGGTCATGGCGGCCAGTAAAGGCGGCAAGTTGAAGACCTTCCTCCAAGCAGTTGCTTTGGGAATGCTCACTGCCCCGGGTGGAGATTGGTGGTTGTGGCTGGCCTACGCGGTCACAGCGGCTGCCACAGTGGTAACCGTCGGCACGGGTGTCGATTACGTGCTCAAGGCGCGAGCCTTGGTCGTGGGGCAATCTCGCGACCGGAAAGTGGGAAGACAGGAATGA
- a CDS encoding CinA family protein produces MTTAGVDRSSNVVDDLCLAAQTVATAESLTGGLVVASLIDVPGASAVVRGGMVVYHPDLKVSLAGVDDMLLAVGGSVQSEVAAQLARGARTRFRATWGVGTTGVAGPGVSDGNPAGTVFIAVDGPGGTTVRRLELTGGRHRVRLAAVDEVLDLLRECIRQANVR; encoded by the coding sequence ATGACGACAGCCGGTGTGGATCGCTCCTCGAATGTGGTCGATGATCTCTGCCTCGCGGCACAGACTGTTGCCACAGCTGAATCCCTCACCGGCGGCTTGGTGGTCGCCAGCCTGATCGATGTCCCAGGCGCATCTGCTGTGGTTCGGGGCGGAATGGTCGTTTACCATCCCGACCTGAAGGTGTCGTTGGCGGGTGTCGACGACATGTTGCTCGCAGTGGGAGGGTCGGTTCAATCCGAGGTGGCCGCGCAGCTGGCGAGAGGAGCCCGTACCCGTTTTCGTGCGACCTGGGGGGTGGGCACCACCGGGGTCGCCGGTCCTGGAGTCTCGGACGGTAACCCTGCGGGGACGGTCTTCATCGCTGTGGACGGGCCAGGAGGAACCACCGTTCGCAGGCTGGAGTTGACCGGAGGTAGGCACCGGGTACGGTTGGCTGCTGTCGACGAGGTCCTGGACCTCCTACGTGAGTGCATCCGTCAGGCGAATGTCCGTTGA
- a CDS encoding helix-turn-helix domain-containing protein: MILLRREMGDALRECRTSQGRTLRDISSAASVSLGYLSEIERGEKEASSELLAAICAALSLPMSQLLIRVAERAEVAERSSAPVALPLPRESNLRASAA; the protein is encoded by the coding sequence ATGATCCTGCTCAGGCGGGAGATGGGGGACGCGCTGCGGGAGTGCCGCACCTCCCAAGGGCGGACCCTCAGGGACATCTCCTCCGCTGCTTCGGTCTCTTTGGGATATCTCAGCGAGATAGAACGCGGCGAGAAGGAAGCTTCCTCGGAGCTATTGGCGGCGATCTGTGCGGCATTGTCGTTGCCGATGTCTCAGCTGCTGATCCGGGTCGCCGAGCGCGCAGAGGTGGCTGAACGGTCCTCCGCTCCTGTCGCCTTGCCGCTACCCCGCGAGAGTAACCTCAGGGCTTCTGCGGCGTGA